From Chitinivibrionales bacterium, one genomic window encodes:
- a CDS encoding DUF4416 family protein — protein sequence MSYILISTFVMERYMGAAVRPQPVKLFLAITCSKDAEIDRLWKYLKKKWGETDFSYGPVSFDNFTDYYRKEMGSNLQKLYVTFPGVIERDCLATIKTYTNSLESKFLRSDKRCINLDPGFLARDKLVLASTKDFFHRIYLAKGIYAEVTLHFRKGKYRYFSWTYPDYREPEFQSFLAKARARLVKELREPPAEQ from the coding sequence ATGAGTTATATATTGATATCCACCTTTGTCATGGAGCGGTATATGGGAGCTGCAGTCCGTCCTCAGCCGGTTAAACTTTTTCTGGCAATTACCTGTTCAAAAGACGCTGAGATTGATCGCTTATGGAAATACCTTAAAAAGAAATGGGGAGAAACCGATTTCAGTTATGGTCCGGTTTCCTTTGATAATTTTACCGATTATTACCGGAAAGAGATGGGAAGTAATCTTCAGAAACTCTATGTTACTTTTCCCGGAGTTATCGAAAGGGATTGTCTGGCAACAATAAAAACCTATACCAATTCACTTGAAAGCAAATTTCTTCGCTCCGATAAAAGATGCATCAATCTCGATCCTGGATTTCTGGCAAGAGACAAACTCGTTTTGGCATCGACCAAAGATTTTTTTCACAGGATATATCTGGCAAAGGGAATATATGCCGAAGTGACGCTCCATTTTCGGAAGGGAAAGTATCGATATTTTTCATGGACCTATCCGGACTATCGGGAACCGGAATTTCAGTCCTTTCTCGCCAAAGCCCGGGCCCGGCTTGTTAAAGAACTCAGAGAACCGCCGGCGGAGCAGTAA